In the Methanothermobacter sp. K4 genome, CGTATCAGGGGACCCTGGAAACTACTTCTTCCTCCTCCAGCCAGGGTCAAGCAGGACCTTCAACCTTGGCCGGATGAGTGCCGGCACCAGCTTCACGGTTGAGGGTGGTGTTGGTGACCCCCGGAGAGGTGCGGATGACCTCAAGGGTATCGGGCAGCGGGGAAGGTGGACACTGAACATAGGAAACCAGACCTACTCCTGGACCATCAGCGGCCCCTTTGATTACACCAGAAACCCCACTGGAAGTGTCCTCATGTCATTCTCCATAGCTGGAGGTGGCGGCTCCCCCTTCAGGTTCACCGCAGACCAGGCCCGGGTGCGGGGTAACGTATCAGGGTAGGTGAGATTTATGGGAAGATATGAGAAGGCAACCTTTGGTGCCGGATGCTTCTGGGGAGTTGAGGATGCATTCAGGAGAGTCAGGGGTGTCGTATCCACCCGTGTGGGTTACATGGGTGGCCACGTGGAGAACC is a window encoding:
- a CDS encoding class III signal peptide-containing protein; amino-acid sequence: MIMKDPGGQGGAEYILLFAAIIIIAVAALYIYSSYFKVSGNETVDVKLTITNIGPSKSVFIYEANNTTGGGSRHIVSGDPGNYFFLLQPGSSRTFNLGRMSAGTSFTVEGGVGDPRRGADDLKGIGQRGRWTLNIGNQTYSWTISGPFDYTRNPTGSVLMSFSIAGGGGSPFRFTADQARVRGNVSG